Proteins encoded by one window of Cloeon dipterum chromosome 4, ieCloDipt1.1, whole genome shotgun sequence:
- the LOC135941769 gene encoding glycerate kinase isoform X1: MIIKIAMEAAAVKENLKQIFLHAVQAVKPQNLILQNLVRREDVLVVNERKYSLKRNVFMVGFGKAVLGMAAAAAPLLDSHLQGGILSVPVGSDSNLIRQLKKANLEVLEGAKNNLPDNDALLAAKKIKDLAVSLHPEDILIILISGGGSALLPLPKEGLTLEDKLDAIKKLTRAGATINELNHVRIALSDLKGGQLATLSGTKQVVTLILSDIIGDPVHLIASGPTVQPLPVNTCDIIEKYDLTDKLSTKILQYLMDNIKCQSLDTSHVQNLVIGNNTKALEAAAEKAKELGYFPCILSNSVSGEVVDVSNFYGTLARVWRKKDQLNELISQSKFPITKPPAAVCDMQSIIFICGGEPTVALKGQGQGGRNQELALRVAKTLPEGCTFLSAGTDGIDGPTPAAGAVCDRSNLRSDLDKFLANNDSYSYLRESDGDLIQTGHTGTNVMDIHLLHVCKLGK; the protein is encoded by the exons atgattataaaaatagcaatggaagcagcagcagtcaaagaaaatttgaaacaaatatttttgcacgcTGTCCAGGCTGTAAAACCGCAAAACctaattcttcaaaatttagtcAGGCGTGAGGACGTTTTGGTTGTAAATGAAAGGAAATATTCTTTGAagagaaatgtttttatgGTGG gttttggCAAAGCCGTCCTGGGGATGGCCGCAGCTGCTGCACCCCTACTTGATAGTCATCTTCAGGGTGGCATCCTGAGCGTTCCGGTTGGAAGTGATTCGAATTTAATTCGGCAgttgaaaaaagcaaatttagaAGTCCTCGAAGGCGCCAAAAATAATCTTCCTGACAACGATGCCCTTCTTGCCgcgaagaaaattaaagaccTGGCCGTCAGTTTGCACCCTGAGGATATATTAATCATCCTGATTTCag GTGGAGGATCTGCTCTTCTGCCTTTGCCGAAAGAGGGCTTGACACTGGAAGACAAACTCGACGCCATCAAAAAGCTCACCAGAGCTGGTGCTACCATAAATGAGCTCAACCACGTGCGGATTGCCCTGTCCGACTTGAAGGGCGGCCAACTTGCGACCCTCTCAGGCACCAAGCAAGTTGTCACCCTTATTTTGTCGGACATCATAGGAGACCCTGTCCACCTCATTGCAAGTGGCCCCACGGTTCAGCCTCTACCTGTCAACACGTGTgacataattgaaaaatacgaCCTTACTGATAAACTTTCGACCAAAATCCTTCAATACTTGATGGACAATATCAAGTGCCAATCACTTGACACCAGTCAT gtTCAAAATTTGGTTATTGGGAATAATACAAAAGCTCTTGAGGCAGCTGCAGAAAAGGCTAAGGAGCTGGGATATTTCCCTTGCATTCTTTCCAACAGTGTTTCTGGAGAAGTGGTAGACGTTTCCAATTTTTACGGCACCCTGGCCCGAGTGTGGCGCAAAAAGGATCAATTGAACGAGCTAATTTCACaatcaaaatttcccattACAAAGCCACCAGCAGCTGTCTGTGATAtgcaatcaattattttcatttgcggTGGTGAGCCAACGGTTGCATTGAAAGGGCAGGGCCAAGGAGGCAGAAATCAGGAACTTGCCCTGAGGGTGGCGAAGACCCTGCCCGAAGGATGCACGTTCCTTAGTGCTGGCACTGATGGAATAGACGGACCAACTCCGGCTGCGGGCGCAGTTTGTGACAGATCAAATTTGAGATCCGATTTAGACAAATTTCTAGCCAACAATGACTCGTATTCTTATTTGAGGGAAAGTGATGGGGATTTGATCCAAACTGGGCACACTGGCACTAATGTTATGGATATTCATTTGCTACATGTCTGTAAATTGGgtaaatag
- the LOC135941769 gene encoding glycerate kinase isoform X2: MAAAAAPLLDSHLQGGILSVPVGSDSNLIRQLKKANLEVLEGAKNNLPDNDALLAAKKIKDLAVSLHPEDILIILISGGGSALLPLPKEGLTLEDKLDAIKKLTRAGATINELNHVRIALSDLKGGQLATLSGTKQVVTLILSDIIGDPVHLIASGPTVQPLPVNTCDIIEKYDLTDKLSTKILQYLMDNIKCQSLDTSHVQNLVIGNNTKALEAAAEKAKELGYFPCILSNSVSGEVVDVSNFYGTLARVWRKKDQLNELISQSKFPITKPPAAVCDMQSIIFICGGEPTVALKGQGQGGRNQELALRVAKTLPEGCTFLSAGTDGIDGPTPAAGAVCDRSNLRSDLDKFLANNDSYSYLRESDGDLIQTGHTGTNVMDIHLLHVCKLGK; this comes from the exons ATGGCCGCAGCTGCTGCACCCCTACTTGATAGTCATCTTCAGGGTGGCATCCTGAGCGTTCCGGTTGGAAGTGATTCGAATTTAATTCGGCAgttgaaaaaagcaaatttagaAGTCCTCGAAGGCGCCAAAAATAATCTTCCTGACAACGATGCCCTTCTTGCCgcgaagaaaattaaagaccTGGCCGTCAGTTTGCACCCTGAGGATATATTAATCATCCTGATTTCag GTGGAGGATCTGCTCTTCTGCCTTTGCCGAAAGAGGGCTTGACACTGGAAGACAAACTCGACGCCATCAAAAAGCTCACCAGAGCTGGTGCTACCATAAATGAGCTCAACCACGTGCGGATTGCCCTGTCCGACTTGAAGGGCGGCCAACTTGCGACCCTCTCAGGCACCAAGCAAGTTGTCACCCTTATTTTGTCGGACATCATAGGAGACCCTGTCCACCTCATTGCAAGTGGCCCCACGGTTCAGCCTCTACCTGTCAACACGTGTgacataattgaaaaatacgaCCTTACTGATAAACTTTCGACCAAAATCCTTCAATACTTGATGGACAATATCAAGTGCCAATCACTTGACACCAGTCAT gtTCAAAATTTGGTTATTGGGAATAATACAAAAGCTCTTGAGGCAGCTGCAGAAAAGGCTAAGGAGCTGGGATATTTCCCTTGCATTCTTTCCAACAGTGTTTCTGGAGAAGTGGTAGACGTTTCCAATTTTTACGGCACCCTGGCCCGAGTGTGGCGCAAAAAGGATCAATTGAACGAGCTAATTTCACaatcaaaatttcccattACAAAGCCACCAGCAGCTGTCTGTGATAtgcaatcaattattttcatttgcggTGGTGAGCCAACGGTTGCATTGAAAGGGCAGGGCCAAGGAGGCAGAAATCAGGAACTTGCCCTGAGGGTGGCGAAGACCCTGCCCGAAGGATGCACGTTCCTTAGTGCTGGCACTGATGGAATAGACGGACCAACTCCGGCTGCGGGCGCAGTTTGTGACAGATCAAATTTGAGATCCGATTTAGACAAATTTCTAGCCAACAATGACTCGTATTCTTATTTGAGGGAAAGTGATGGGGATTTGATCCAAACTGGGCACACTGGCACTAATGTTATGGATATTCATTTGCTACATGTCTGTAAATTGGgtaaatag
- the LOC135944312 gene encoding uncharacterized protein LOC135944312, translating into MLHSQLGYFEENRNADSVCVLAVNFAFKNDPKLIRRECKSDLDVLEKTFVDRRCGYRLLESPYKSYLMGFLSDEKKLSHFFEISGPPSVFILFFLSYGNGEGLLFTDHKGGNSQQYETFATRDVTQSLKKLQGWGGVLKIIFFVVHPKEVKAQISFSKHGLFATAHLYPTQLVDHGTAYSNFPRVKNLIVIFSTEEKKDEDHLNQCTNLVQTFCKLLNELAENFSLLDLLTALQSRMEQSPEVVYTSHEPLTFYKSPIVIRRVYEGATSSLLRKENLFYTWTSAKGEPLRNKVALVYGEEQVAVNKIERVLQEDLAFETRKITRLTDCMTNKVHNEKAAVGCFLACFLAPLFVDREKRICMRLKNQRVSLWDVANYFATLRESSWARRPMIFFFVNQAINNECTDSKLCESAYCFKSTVHVQILFCILNGKDAVHQLEKLLSLPALRDGSSNLEELLLGLLRQEGEQTGRISSKVLGTLPFLLDFPIWPSAFIPPTFNVTLIAHLTKDKLNLQADGNRKFISAASADLTFFQLRDEFEEQFLRQKPSRPYCVWIISSPPGSGKTLTLKKLESYAAFKQKKVFVVNLVHHYQYIKSATAETVKIESILTSVEHLLPDEKPIIFLDGFDDICPELREKGLMLIKSMTDMQVPLVVATRPHELLTVLSAISANPSFQVKILPFDSKKQLRLLMQISTKGERKCRLLIEKFHKSGFSDVLQNPLHLILISNFVECADDIDFFEVYRVIVDEKLHDAVKNKDKGNSKCLSSIKIGMALAHKLARQLLLQEPTFSFTEEKIAVINSTGIASISGPENVECFHKSVAEFLVADSYLYDLKIKQASIIPMFESELLKQCRVFINSLFSQTSSKDHDEDSDSFVFYLKSNKENVKTILETAAKEGLVHIFKIALSVIIPFRNCPPPKEFESDIYQLLETACESSEEIAIKILKTGVLKHLDRALRPETICRLTEKIASYNLTNAYRELKQQCDEVEVILKRSKTIQALIQSVTNNHVEVMLQLLESGIDTEIRDENGLTALLVAARGCKSEVTQHLLDNYAELNARDAHGRSCLFYAAYAGRLETVEILLRENQELLWDVLQDGSTVLHYAVHNEDVAVFRFLVEKTEKKGAEWLNAVDQNDWNVFHRACAFGNLQHLQYVLEKLISNFDFDPSQGTEREVLMKFVNLKTDEGQTPLMLAAYSSGAEFCSFLVGKGAEINAVDSIGNNAAHYAVAGGKLDVLQSLLEIDPKIKDSKGHEGRTLLHQAVAHEKLEIVKFLIDKGADVNACDASSSTPLHYSCQKIDNLQLKMCNLFNEGSVKTFTAPEKSSVKIFKLLRDKGSDLHSKNAEENTALHYAAHFGLLNITKSILKKDKSRVNEKNLAGRTPLHMACAKGHLETARALLRHGANLNARDIYRSTPLTLTAQHSTPEVLALLIKRGADMRAKDRDGENGLHCACRGGKLENVKLLISTKNFSMNKKNSRKMTALEIAVERGHQDIVDYFESIPKPEQFPFFMQVLTHLT; encoded by the exons atgCTTCACTCGCAGTTGGGGTATTTCGAGGAAAACCGCAACGCAGACAG CGTGTGCGTCTTGGCTGTCaactttgcatttaaaaatgatccAAAACTCATTCGACGCGAATGCAAGAGTGATCTGGATGTCTTGGAAAAAACATTCGTTGACCGCCGATGCGGTTACAGACTTTTGGAGTCGCCCTACAAGAGTTACCTCATGGGATTTTTGTCGGATGAGAAAAAGCTGTcccatttttttgaaatatcag GACCGCCGTCTGTTTTTATTCTCTTCTTTCTGTCCTATGGAAACGGCGAAGGATTGCTTTTCACCGACCACAAAGGAGGCAATAGTCAGCAGTACGAAACCTTTGCAACGCGAGATGTGACACAGTCGCTGAAAAAACTGCAAGGGTGGGGAGGAGTTCTAAAAATCATCTTCTTTGTG GTCCACCCAAAGGAGGTTAAAGCTCAGATAAGCTTTTCCAAGCACGGCCTGTTTGCCACAGCTCATCTGTATCCAACGCAGCTGGTTGACCACGGCACTGCCTACTCGAATTTTCCCAGGGTGAAAAACCTCATCGTTATATTTTCCACTGAAGAAA AAAAAGATGAGGATCATCTAAATCAGTGCACCAACTTGGTTCAAACATTTTGCAAACTGCTCAATGAATTAGCGGAGAATTTTTCCCTTCTCGACTTACTCACAGCATTGCAAAGCCGAATGGAGCAGTCGCCAGAAGTTGTTTACACTTCGCACGAACCCCTAACTTTTTACAA gTCGCCGATTGTCATTAGGAGAGTGTACGAGGGAGCAACCAGCAGCCTTTTAAGAAAGGAGAATTTATTCTACACCTGGACCAGCGCGAAAGGCGAACCCTTGAGAAACAAGGTCGCTTTGGTTTACGGAGAGGAGCAAGTTGCGGTGAATAAGATCGAAAGAGTGCTTCAAGAAGATTTGGCCTTTGAAACGCGAAAAATCACAAGATTGACCGACTGCATGACAAATAAAG TGCACAACGAGAAGGCCGCGGTTGGCTGTTTCTTAGCCTGCTTCCTAGCCCCGCTTTTTGTGGATCGGGAAAAACGCATTTGCATGAGATTGAAAAACCAGCGCGTGTCCCTGTGGGATGTGGCCAACTACTTCGCAACGCTGAGAGAGTCGAGCTGGGCGAGGAGGccaatgatatttttctttgtcaatCAAGCGATTAACAATGAGTGCACTGATAGCAAACTg tGCGAATCAgcttattgttttaaatccaCAGTCCACGTCCAGATTTTATTCTGCATTTTGAATGGAAAAG aCGCTGTGCATCAGCTGGAGAAATTGCTGAGCCTTCCTGCACTGAGAGACGGATCTTCGAACCTCGAGGAGCTGCTGCTGGGCCTTTTGCGCCAGGAAGGTGAACAAACGGGCAGAATTAGTTCCAAAGTGCTGGGCACGCTGCCTTTTCTGCTCGACTTCCCCATCTGGCCCTCGGCTTTCATTCCGCCCACGTTTAACGTAACTCTCATAGCCCACCTGACAAaagacaaattgaatttacaagCGGATGGAAACCGAAAATTTATCTCCGCTGCTTCCGCTGACCTCACGTTCTTCCAACTGAGAGATGAGTTTGAAGAACAGTTTTTGCGACAAAAACCGTCACGCCCGTACTGCGTCTGGATCATTTCCTCGCCTCCGGGATCGGGGAAAACGCTGACACTTAAAAAGTTGGAAAGTTACGCCGCTTTCAAGCAGAAGAAAGTGTTCGTGGTGAATTTAGTCCATCATTACCAATATATCAAGTCGGCCACTGCTGAGACCgtcaaaattgaatcaataTTGACGAGTGTCGAACATCTCCTTCCGGATGAAAAACCCATAATTTTCCTGGATGGATTCGATGATATTTGTCCCGAGTTGAGAGAAAAGGGTTTGATGCTGATCAAAAGCATGACCGATATGCAAGTACCGTTGGTGGTTGCAACCAGGCCGCATGAATTGCTGACGGTTTTGAGTGCAATCAGCGCCAATCCAtcatttcaagtaaaaattttaccttttgaTAGCAAAAAGCAGCTTCGTTTGCTGATGCAGATTTCCACCAAGGGCGAAAGGAAATGTCGGCTCCTCATCGAAAAATTCCACAAGTCTGGATTTTCTGATGTGTTGCAAAATCCCCTACACCTGATTTTGATCTCGAATTTTGTCGAATGTGCGGACGATATCGACTTTTTCGAGGTTTACAGAGTAATAGTCGACGAAAAGCTGCACGACGCAGTGAAAAACAAGGACAAAGGCAATAGCAAATGCCTGTCTTCCATTAAAATCGGAATGGCGCTTGCTCACAAACTGGCGCGACAGCTTTTGCTCCAAGAGCCGACTTTTTCATTCACAGAGGAAAAAATCGCGGTAATTAACAGCACAGGAATTGCTTCAATCAGTGGCCCTGAAAATGTGGAGTGTTTCCACAAGTCCGTGGCTGAATTTTTAGTAGCGGACTCCTACTTGtacgatttaaaaatcaagcagGCCTCCATTATACCAATGTTTGAATCGGAGCTTTTGAAACAATGCAGGGTTTTCATCAACAGCTTATTCTCTCAAACAAGCAGCAAGGATCACGACGAAGACTCGGACAGCTTCGTGTTTTACCTCAAAAGCAATaaagaaaatgtgaaaacGATTTTGGAGACTGCTGCGAAAGAAGGTCTGGTGCACATTTTCAAGATTGCCTTAAGCGTGATAATACCGTTCCGAAACTGTCCACCGCCGAAAGAATTCGAATCCGACATTTACCAGTTGCTGGAAACCGCGTGCGAGTCAAGCGAGGAAATCGCGATCAAGATCTTGAAAACCGGCGTTTTGAAACATTTGGATCGAGCACTCCGACCTGAAACAATCTGCCGGCTGACGGAGAAAATCGCGTCTTACAACCTGACCAACGCTTACAGGGAGCTCAAGCAGCAATGCGACGAAGTGGAGGTGATTCTGAAAAGAAGCAAAACCATCCAAGCGCTGATCCAGTCGGTGACGAACAACCACGTGGAGGTTAtgctgcagctgctggaaAGCGGCATCGACACGGAAATCAGGGACGAAAACGGGCTGACGGCGCTGCTCGTGGCCGCCCGGGGCTGCAAATCCGAGGTCACGCAGCACCTGCTGGACAACTACGCGGAGTTAAACGCCAGGGACGCACATGGACGCAGTTGCCTCTTCTACGCCGCCTACGCAGGCCGATTGGAGACGGTGGAAATTTTGCTCCGTGAAAATCAAGAGCTGCTGTGGGACGTTTTGCAAGACGGTTCCACCGTGCTGCACTACGCTGTGCACAACGAGGACGTCGCGGTGTTCCGCTTCCTGGTCGAAAAAACCGAAAAGAAGGGCGCCGAGTGGCTCAACGCCGTGGACCAGAACGACTGGAACGTGTTCCACAGGGCTTGTGCTTTTGGTAATTTGCAGCACTTGCAGTACGTGCTGGAAAAGTTGATctccaattttgattttgacccTTCCCAAGGCACAGAAAGAGaagttttgatgaaattcgtcAACCTGAAGACGGACGAGGGCCAGACGCCGTTGATGCTGGCGGCGTATTCGTCAGGCGCGGAATTCTGCTCATTTTTAGTTGGGAAAGGAGCCGAAATTAATGCCGTGGACAGTATTGGAAATAACGCAGCACATTACGCCGTTGCAGGCGGCAAGCTGGACGTGCTACAGAGCCTCCTGGAAATCGACCCAAAAATCAAGGACAGCAAAGGTCATGAGGGGAGAACGCTCCTGCACCAAGCCGTGGCACACGAAAAACTGGAGATtgttaagtttttaattgacaAAGGAGCCGATGTAAACGCGTGCGATGCGAGTTCTTCAACACCTCTTCACTATTCGTGCCAAAAGATTGATAATCTCCAGCTCAAAATGTGTAACTTATTCAATGAGGGAAGCGTCAAAACATTCACGGCACCGGAAAAGTCAtcagtcaaaattttcaaactgctCAGAGACAAAGGCAGCGATTTGCACTCAAAAAATGCCGAAGAAAACACGGCGCTGCATTACGCGGCCCACTTTGGCCTGCTGAACATCACAAaatccattttgaaaaaagataaaagcaGGGTGAACGAGAAGAACTTGGCCGGGAGGACGCCGCTGCACATGGCCTGCGCGAAAGGGCACTTGGAAACGGCGAGAGCCCTGCTGCGACACGGGGCCAACCTGAACGCCAGGGACATTTACAGGTCAACCCCGCTCACCCTGACGGCGCAGCACTCGACGCCGGAAGTGCTCGCCCTCCTCATCAAGCGCGGAGCTGACATGAGGGCTAAGGACCGGGACGGCGAAAACGGTCTGCACTGCGCCTGCAGGGGCggcaaattggaaaatgtcAAGCTGCTGATTAGCAcgaaaaatttttcaatgaacaAGAAAAATTCGCGGAAAATGACTGCCCTCGAAATAGCCGTGGAAAGGGGGCACCAAGATATTGTCGACTATTTCGAATCCATTCCAAAACCGGAGCAGTTCCCGTTCTTCATGCAGGTTTTAACTCATTTGACAtga
- the CycG gene encoding cyclin G encodes MGHLLEQGEKMVLNNEEEAWLRLETLISQEPQFQPLLQLPSLARDENEVTSGMRDETVQVLRCLKVCFDLPAEVLLLATLSMDRFLTKMRALRRHLAVIGVAALHLAAESLRPSSGCPELSRLAIVSQCGCTAADLARMSGLMQLKLGSTIAATALDFLNAFRSILGLTGPDSSGLEVLAADSACSNFRPCELALVLLFLYIDGCPEKVRDSLAKPIGEIYDVCKINENSFWYCYEVVSASLKQYEERPKSPHNKQRLVWRLSQRTFRTLRPTSRFDQELETILEENLKQLPD; translated from the exons ATGGGACACCTGCTCGAGCAGG GGGAAAAAATGGTGCTCAACAACGAAGAGGAAGCGTGGCTGAGGCTGGAAACGCTCATTTCGCAGGAGCCGCAATTCCAGCCCTTGCTGCAGCTGCCGTCGCTTGCAAGA GATGAGAACGAAGTGACGTCCGGAATGAGAGACGAGACGGTGCAGGTGCTGCGGTGCCTGAAGGTGTGCTTTGATCTGCCCGCCGaggtgctgctgctcgccACCCTGAGCATGGACCGCTTTCTGACTAAAATGCGTGCCCTGCGACGTCACCTGGCCGTCATCGGCGTGGCCGCCCTCCACCTGGCCGCCGAGTCCCTTCGTCCAAGCAGCGGCTGTCCAGAGCTGTCCCGGCTGGCCATCGTGTCGCAGTGCGGCTGCACGGCGGCCGACCTGGCCAGGATGTCCGGTCTGATGCAGCTCAAGCTCGGCTCGACCATCGCGGCCACGGCGCTCGACTTCTTGAACGCGTTCCGCTCCATCCTGGGTCTGACCGGGCCGGATTCGTCCGGACTCGAGGTGCTGGCCGCCGACTCTGCGTGCTCCAACTTCAGGCCCTGTGAGCTGGCGCTGGTGCTCTTGTTTCTGTACATCGATGGCTGTCCTGAGAAAGTGAGGGATTCCCTGGCCAAGCCAATTGGGGAAATCTACGATGTCTGCAAG ATAAACGAAAATAGTTTTTGGTATTGCTACGAAGTAGTATCGGCCAGTCTGAAGCAGTATGAGGAGCGGCCGAAGAGTCCTCACAACAAACAACGTCTAGTGTGGCGCCTGTCACAGCGCACCTTCAGGACGCTGCGTCCGACCAGTCGATTTGATCAGGAACTCGAGACGATCCTGGAAGAGAACCTCAAGCAACTCCctgattga